The Solidesulfovibrio fructosivorans JJ] genome contains a region encoding:
- a CDS encoding methyl-accepting chemotaxis protein has translation MNGTRMGTRIIGAFLLVSAIALAVGAIGYQGLRQTSGSMEDIVKERLPTIPALLRIGTALREIIVAQRTLLVPGIDGAFAAEQTATVKKARETIKDAMEAIATSPKSAEEKARIDALIAILQKTREANDTLFAKIEAWEKDKADVLAMMDVLATTTDMRATHKASLNALDAAIDAAVAASGEVYKQATATSRADKRNILLGMIIGALLSLAFGIGLTRMITRPLGNLVRYADDVSRGQLDRELQVTCSGELRQLADALTRMVDELKRLLAEATEKGEQASHETDRARVAMAAAEQARNESAEATRRGIAQAASEIEKVVSVVTTASERLSSHIALTSQGMAKQSDRLSGTATAMDDMSRTITGVAESAGQAARTAEDAKGQAQQGETVVGSVVTGIAEAQKLALGLKKDMAALGGQAEGIGRVIGVINEIADQTNLLALNAAIEAARAGDAGRGFAVVADEVRKLAEKTMVATKEVDVAIHDIQKGARTNIEGVDRAVAAIEASTGLANTSREALAAIVGLIELTSGQVASIAEASQREAAEGDEIDRSIQDVTAIAADTAQAMDQATQAVGELARQAHVLQQLVLDMQRQA, from the coding sequence ATGAACGGAACGCGTATGGGAACGCGGATCATCGGAGCCTTTCTTCTCGTCTCGGCCATCGCCCTGGCCGTGGGCGCCATCGGCTATCAGGGCCTGCGCCAGACGTCGGGCTCCATGGAAGACATCGTCAAAGAGCGCCTGCCGACGATACCGGCGCTGCTGCGCATCGGCACGGCCCTGCGCGAGATCATCGTGGCCCAGCGCACCCTGCTCGTGCCCGGCATCGACGGCGCGTTCGCGGCCGAACAGACGGCCACCGTGAAAAAGGCCCGGGAAACGATCAAGGACGCCATGGAGGCCATCGCGACCTCGCCCAAATCCGCCGAGGAAAAAGCCCGCATCGACGCCCTGATCGCCATCCTGCAAAAGACCCGCGAAGCCAACGACACGCTCTTCGCCAAGATCGAGGCCTGGGAAAAGGACAAGGCCGACGTGCTGGCCATGATGGACGTGCTGGCCACCACCACGGACATGCGGGCCACCCACAAGGCCAGCCTGAACGCCCTCGACGCCGCCATCGACGCCGCCGTGGCCGCCTCGGGCGAGGTGTACAAACAGGCCACCGCCACCTCCCGCGCCGACAAGCGCAACATCCTGCTCGGCATGATCATCGGCGCCCTGCTGTCCCTGGCCTTCGGCATCGGGCTGACCCGCATGATCACCCGTCCCCTGGGCAACCTCGTGCGCTACGCCGACGACGTGAGCCGGGGGCAGCTCGACCGGGAGTTGCAGGTCACCTGCTCCGGCGAGCTGCGCCAGCTCGCCGACGCCCTTACGCGCATGGTGGACGAACTCAAACGGCTTCTGGCCGAAGCCACGGAAAAAGGCGAACAGGCCAGCCACGAAACCGACCGGGCCCGGGTGGCCATGGCCGCCGCCGAGCAGGCCCGCAACGAATCCGCCGAAGCCACCCGCCGGGGCATCGCCCAGGCCGCCTCGGAAATCGAAAAAGTGGTCTCTGTGGTCACCACGGCCTCGGAGAGGCTCTCCTCCCATATCGCCCTGACCAGCCAGGGCATGGCCAAGCAATCGGACCGGCTCAGCGGCACGGCCACGGCCATGGACGACATGTCGCGCACCATCACCGGCGTGGCCGAAAGCGCCGGCCAGGCCGCCCGCACGGCCGAGGACGCCAAGGGACAGGCCCAGCAGGGTGAGACCGTGGTCGGCTCGGTGGTGACCGGCATCGCCGAGGCCCAAAAACTGGCCCTGGGCCTCAAAAAAGACATGGCGGCCCTGGGAGGGCAAGCCGAAGGTATCGGCCGGGTGATCGGCGTGATCAACGAGATCGCGGACCAGACGAACCTGCTGGCCCTCAATGCCGCCATCGAAGCGGCCCGGGCCGGCGACGCGGGACGCGGCTTCGCCGTGGTCGCCGACGAGGTCAGAAAACTGGCCGAAAAAACCATGGTGGCCACCAAGGAAGTCGACGTGGCCATCCACGACATCCAGAAGGGCGCGCGCACCAACATCGAAGGCGTGGACAGGGCCGTGGCCGCCATCGAGGCCTCGACCGGACTCGCCAACACCTCGCGCGAGGCCCTGGCCGCCATCGTGGGCCTCATCGAGCTGACGTCCGGCCAGGTCGCCTCCATCGCCGAAGCCTCCCAGCGGGAGGCGGCCGAAGGCGATGAGATCGACCGCTCGATCCAGGACGTCACGGCCATCGCCGCCGACACGGCCCAGGCCATGGACCAGGCCACCCAGGCCGTGGGCGAACTGGCCCGACAGGCCCATGTGCTCCAGCAGCTTGTGCTGGACATGCAGCGCCAGGCGTAA
- a CDS encoding cache domain-containing protein, with protein MKRLSLILLCLVGLSLVAAPLWAQNRGTKKEAEAMVKKAVAAIKADGREKAFAAIDDPKGPFRDRDLYVVVYDLQGKCLAHGANSKQIGKDLIGLRDPDGKFFVKERVELAKTHDSFWQDYKFINPMTKLIEPKSMYMEKVGDILVGCGIYKP; from the coding sequence ATGAAACGGTTGTCGCTTATCCTTTTGTGCCTTGTCGGCTTAAGCCTTGTCGCCGCTCCCCTTTGGGCCCAGAACCGCGGGACCAAGAAAGAGGCCGAGGCCATGGTCAAAAAGGCCGTCGCGGCCATAAAGGCCGACGGCAGGGAAAAGGCCTTTGCCGCCATCGACGATCCCAAGGGCCCCTTTCGCGACCGCGACCTGTATGTCGTGGTCTACGATCTGCAAGGCAAATGCCTGGCCCATGGGGCGAACTCGAAGCAGATCGGCAAGGATCTCATCGGGCTGCGGGACCCGGACGGCAAGTTCTTCGTCAAGGAGCGGGTGGAGCTGGCCAAGACCCACGACAGCTTCTGGCAGGACTACAAGTTCATCAACCCCATGACCAAGCTCATCGAGCCCAAGTCCATGTACATGGAAAAGGTCGGCGACATCCTGGTCGGTTGCGGCATCTACAAACCGTAA
- a CDS encoding DUF1269 domain-containing protein — protein MSDLIVVGYDDMFEAETVRLKLLKMQKEYLVDLEDAVVAVKNQEGKIKLEQMYHLAASGAIGGGFWGALIGLIFMMPVLGAVVGAASGAAAGALSDVGINDDFMKKLADTLQPGTSMLFVLIRKMTADKVLEELKGTGGKVLQTSLSHEDQDKLQAALSAAQAGA, from the coding sequence ATGAGTGATTTGATTGTCGTGGGTTATGACGACATGTTCGAAGCCGAAACGGTGCGCCTCAAGCTGCTCAAGATGCAAAAGGAGTATCTGGTCGATCTGGAGGACGCGGTCGTGGCCGTGAAGAACCAGGAGGGCAAGATCAAGCTCGAGCAGATGTACCACCTGGCCGCTTCCGGGGCCATCGGCGGCGGCTTCTGGGGCGCGCTGATCGGGCTCATATTCATGATGCCGGTTCTTGGCGCGGTGGTCGGCGCGGCTTCGGGCGCGGCCGCCGGGGCGCTGTCCGACGTCGGCATCAACGACGACTTCATGAAAAAGCTGGCCGACACCCTGCAACCCGGCACTTCCATGCTGTTCGTGCTCATCCGCAAGATGACCGCGGACAAGGTGCTCGAAGAGCTCAAGGGCACGGGCGGCAAGGTGCTCCAGACCTCGCTTTCCCACGAGGACCAGGACAAGCTGCAAGCCGCGCTCAGCGCCGCCCAGGCCGGGGCGTAA
- a CDS encoding antitoxin Xre/MbcA/ParS toxin-binding domain-containing protein, protein MPVYPKLKQSVSSRLGKQTARFWVKRDTPSGAFELCEEKRSRASLTYSSVRTRSTTCGVCSQKYQLKKRENSAIYTESIEDISLIADIIKRATEVFGNKEKAQQWLSKPLSVFHKKSPLQYAETKEGADFVLDILGRIEYGVFS, encoded by the coding sequence ATGCCTGTGTATCCGAAACTGAAACAATCAGTTTCTTCCCGTTTGGGAAAGCAGACCGCCCGGTTCTGGGTGAAGCGGGATACTCCTTCCGGCGCTTTTGAACTCTGCGAAGAAAAGCGCTCCCGCGCAAGCTTAACCTACAGTAGCGTCAGAACAAGAAGCACTACTTGCGGTGTATGCTCTCAGAAGTACCAGCTAAAAAAACGTGAAAATTCCGCGATATACACTGAAAGCATAGAGGATATCTCTCTCATTGCCGACATCATCAAGCGTGCGACAGAAGTCTTTGGCAACAAAGAAAAGGCACAGCAGTGGCTCTCCAAGCCTCTATCCGTATTTCATAAAAAATCGCCCCTTCAGTATGCCGAGACAAAAGAAGGCGCGGACTTTGTCCTGGATATCTTAGGGCGTATCGAATACGGCGTCTTCAGCTGA
- a CDS encoding glutamine synthetase III family protein encodes MSGIKARLDAISAIINYKPSHAPLNFSETKPTDVFGSNVFSDKVMRERLPKDVYKSLKKTIELGQKLDPSIADAVANAMKDWAIEKGATHFTHVFFPLTGLTAEKHDAFLVPDGKGGAVAEFSGKMLIQGEPDASSFPSGGLRTTFEARGYTAWDVTNPAYILENPNGTFLCIPTAFVSWTGEALDKKTPLLRSNQALNKQAMRILKLFGVTTKLPVVSYAGPEQEYFLIDRNFVFSRPDLLIAGRTLFGAKSAKGQEFEDQYFGVIPRRVLAFMMEVERELYKLGVPVKTRHNEVAPSQFEIAPIFEAGNLATDHNQMVMTVLRTVAKRYGLICLLHEKPFAGINGSGKHLNYSIGNADLGSLFDPGDTPHENAQFLVFCAAAIRAVHKFGALLRATVASASNDHRLGANEAPPAIMSVYLGEQLTDVFEQIKKGKVESSKQKGLMNIGVDTLPPLPIDPGDRNRTSPFAFTGNRFEFRAVGSSQSIAGPQVALNAMMAESLDFIATKLEAATAGDPSKLNSAVQTVIQELMKEHDSVVFNGDGYSEQWHAEAEKRGLPNLKTTPDALPVLTTPEVVKLFTTYGIFSEAELASRKEIYLEQYVKTIQTEAALVVRMAKTIIFPAAVRYQGELAATCASLKAIGHDFKMTTLECVTAKLRDLQERVGSFEKLLEHSTDDTLAEAKYMCDTILPAMLDVRAVADELEAVVADDLWSLPSYQEMLFIR; translated from the coding sequence ATGAGCGGAATCAAGGCTCGGCTGGACGCGATTTCGGCCATCATCAATTACAAGCCGTCCCATGCCCCGCTGAACTTCAGCGAGACCAAGCCCACCGATGTTTTCGGCAGCAACGTCTTCAGCGACAAGGTCATGCGCGAACGGCTGCCCAAGGACGTCTACAAGTCGCTGAAAAAGACCATCGAGCTCGGCCAGAAGCTCGATCCGTCCATCGCCGACGCCGTGGCCAACGCCATGAAGGACTGGGCCATCGAAAAGGGCGCCACCCACTTCACCCACGTGTTTTTTCCGCTCACCGGCCTGACCGCCGAAAAGCACGACGCCTTCCTGGTCCCCGACGGCAAGGGCGGGGCCGTGGCCGAATTTTCCGGCAAGATGCTGATCCAGGGCGAGCCCGACGCTTCCTCCTTCCCCTCCGGCGGCCTGCGCACCACGTTCGAAGCCCGCGGCTACACCGCCTGGGACGTGACCAACCCGGCCTATATCCTGGAAAACCCCAACGGCACGTTCCTGTGCATCCCCACGGCCTTCGTGTCCTGGACCGGCGAGGCCCTGGACAAGAAGACCCCGCTTTTGCGCTCCAACCAGGCGCTTAACAAGCAGGCCATGCGCATCCTGAAGCTTTTCGGCGTCACCACCAAGCTCCCCGTGGTGTCCTATGCCGGCCCCGAGCAGGAATACTTCCTTATCGACCGCAACTTCGTCTTCTCCCGCCCCGACCTGCTGATTGCCGGCCGCACCCTTTTCGGCGCCAAGTCGGCCAAGGGCCAGGAGTTCGAGGACCAGTACTTCGGCGTCATTCCCCGCCGCGTGCTGGCCTTCATGATGGAAGTCGAGCGTGAGCTTTACAAGCTCGGCGTTCCGGTCAAGACCCGCCACAACGAAGTGGCCCCCAGCCAGTTCGAAATCGCCCCGATCTTCGAGGCCGGCAACCTGGCCACCGACCACAACCAGATGGTCATGACCGTGCTGCGTACCGTGGCCAAGCGCTACGGCCTCATCTGCCTGCTGCACGAAAAGCCCTTCGCCGGCATCAACGGCTCGGGCAAGCACCTCAACTACTCCATCGGCAACGCCGACCTGGGCAGCCTGTTCGATCCGGGCGACACCCCGCACGAGAACGCCCAGTTCCTGGTTTTCTGCGCCGCCGCCATCCGCGCCGTGCACAAGTTCGGGGCGCTGTTGCGCGCCACCGTCGCCAGCGCCTCCAACGACCATCGCCTGGGCGCCAACGAGGCCCCGCCGGCCATCATGTCCGTGTACCTCGGCGAGCAGCTCACCGACGTCTTCGAGCAGATCAAGAAGGGCAAGGTCGAGAGCTCCAAGCAGAAGGGCCTCATGAACATCGGCGTCGACACCCTGCCGCCGCTGCCCATAGATCCGGGCGACCGCAACCGCACCAGCCCCTTCGCCTTCACCGGCAACCGCTTCGAGTTCCGCGCCGTGGGCTCCTCCCAGTCCATCGCCGGTCCCCAGGTGGCGCTCAACGCCATGATGGCCGAGTCCCTGGACTTCATCGCCACCAAGCTCGAGGCCGCCACCGCCGGCGACCCGAGCAAGCTCAACAGCGCCGTGCAGACCGTGATCCAGGAGCTCATGAAGGAGCACGATTCCGTGGTCTTCAACGGCGACGGCTACTCCGAGCAGTGGCACGCCGAAGCCGAGAAGCGCGGCCTGCCCAACCTCAAGACCACGCCCGACGCCCTGCCGGTGCTGACCACTCCCGAGGTGGTCAAGCTCTTCACCACCTACGGCATCTTCAGCGAGGCCGAGCTCGCCTCCCGCAAGGAGATCTACCTCGAGCAGTACGTCAAGACCATCCAGACCGAGGCCGCCCTGGTCGTGCGCATGGCCAAGACCATCATCTTCCCGGCCGCCGTGCGCTATCAGGGCGAGCTGGCCGCCACCTGCGCCAGCCTCAAGGCCATCGGGCACGACTTCAAGATGACCACCCTGGAGTGCGTCACCGCCAAGCTGCGCGACCTGCAGGAGAGGGTGGGTTCCTTCGAGAAGCTTCTGGAGCACAGCACCGACGACACCCTGGCCGAGGCCAAGTACATGTGCGACACGATTCTGCCGGCCATGCTGGACGTGCGCGCCGTGGCCGATGAGCTGGAAGCCGTGGTGGCCGACGACCTGTGGTCCCTGCCGAGCTACCAGGAAATGCTCTTCATCCGCTAG
- a CDS encoding MerR family transcriptional regulator, whose translation MPQRTYKIGEVAGLTGLKPFVLRFWETEFPQLTPVRTQKGQRLYTDEHLELIGRIKTLLYEEKLTIDGARRRLADDGRDGPILRQIYDELTAIRRLLDV comes from the coding sequence ATGCCGCAACGGACCTACAAGATAGGCGAAGTCGCCGGTCTGACGGGACTCAAGCCCTTTGTGCTGCGTTTTTGGGAGACCGAATTTCCACAGCTGACCCCGGTGCGCACCCAAAAGGGGCAGCGCCTCTACACCGACGAGCACCTCGAGCTGATCGGTCGCATCAAGACCCTGCTCTACGAGGAAAAGCTCACCATCGACGGCGCGAGACGCCGTCTGGCCGACGACGGCCGGGATGGCCCGATTTTGCGTCAGATTTACGACGAGTTGACGGCCATCCGGCGGCTGCTCGACGTCTGA
- the pheS gene encoding phenylalanine--tRNA ligase subunit alpha: MGSQPTLVAELEGLVGECAARLDQALALEDLEEIRVAYLGRKGRLAALMSQLPGLDPDARRAAGQAANTVKQSLTSLYDGRLAALNRAAQTAALAGFDPTEPGLTPFAGSVHPITLVTAEICKAFGELGFSIVTGPEIETDYYNFEALNMPPEHPARDMQDTLYITDNVVLRTHTSPLQVRTMLARKPPVAVIAPGKVYRRDSDLTHTPMFHQIEGLLVDEGVSMADLRGTLTAFVRRIFGPKTNVRFRPSFFPFTEPSAEVDISCVICGGKGETETGTCRVCKGTGFVEILGCGMVDPNVFAAVGYDTERYTGFAFGMGVERVTMLKYGIGDLRMFFENDIRFLSQF, from the coding sequence TTGGGAAGCCAACCCACGCTCGTTGCCGAGCTAGAGGGCCTGGTCGGGGAGTGCGCCGCGCGTCTCGACCAGGCCCTGGCGCTTGAGGACCTCGAGGAAATCCGGGTCGCCTACCTGGGGCGCAAGGGCCGGCTGGCCGCGCTCATGTCCCAGCTCCCGGGCCTCGACCCCGATGCCCGCCGCGCGGCCGGACAGGCCGCCAACACGGTCAAGCAGTCGCTGACCTCCCTGTACGACGGAAGGCTCGCGGCGCTGAACCGGGCGGCCCAGACCGCCGCCCTGGCCGGGTTCGATCCCACCGAACCGGGGCTGACGCCTTTTGCCGGGAGCGTGCACCCCATCACCCTGGTGACGGCGGAAATCTGCAAGGCCTTCGGCGAGTTGGGCTTTTCCATCGTCACCGGGCCCGAGATCGAGACCGACTACTACAATTTCGAGGCGCTCAACATGCCCCCCGAGCATCCCGCCCGGGACATGCAGGATACGCTGTACATCACGGACAACGTGGTGCTGCGCACCCACACCTCGCCCTTGCAGGTCCGCACCATGCTGGCCCGGAAGCCCCCGGTCGCGGTCATCGCCCCGGGCAAGGTCTACCGCCGCGACTCCGACCTGACCCACACCCCCATGTTCCATCAGATCGAGGGGCTGCTCGTGGACGAGGGCGTGTCCATGGCCGATCTGCGCGGCACGCTGACCGCCTTTGTGCGCCGCATTTTCGGTCCGAAAACCAATGTGCGCTTTCGGCCGAGCTTTTTCCCCTTCACCGAGCCGAGCGCCGAGGTCGACATCTCCTGCGTCATCTGCGGCGGCAAGGGCGAGACCGAGACCGGCACCTGCCGGGTGTGCAAGGGCACGGGCTTCGTCGAGATCCTGGGCTGCGGCATGGTCGACCCCAACGTCTTCGCCGCTGTGGGCTACGACACCGAGCGTTACACCGGCTTCGCCTTCGGCATGGGCGTGGAGCGCGTGACCATGCTCAAGTACGGCATCGGCGACCTGCGCATGTTTTTTGAAAACGATATTCGGTTCCTAAGCCAGTTTTAA
- a CDS encoding alpha/beta fold hydrolase, protein MATITTQDGTTLYYKDWGTGQPVVFSHGWPLTGDAFEDQMFFLASHGYRVIAHDRRGHGRSDQTWHGNDLDTYADDLATLTEALDLRETIHVGHSTGGGEVVRYLARHGSARVAKIVLIGAIPPLMLKTRDNPGGLPMEVFDGIREGVQNDRSQFFKDLTLPFYGYNRPGAKVSEGVRESFWRQGMLAGLAAAYFCIKAFSETDQTEDLKKIDVPTLFLHGDDDQIVPIDASSRAAVKLVRDARLTEYPGAPHGLCTTEKDKVNADLLAFIKG, encoded by the coding sequence ATGGCGACCATCACCACTCAGGACGGCACGACATTGTATTATAAGGATTGGGGCACGGGTCAGCCGGTGGTTTTCAGCCACGGCTGGCCGCTTACCGGCGACGCCTTCGAGGACCAGATGTTCTTCCTGGCCTCCCACGGCTACCGGGTCATCGCCCACGACCGGCGCGGCCACGGCCGCTCCGACCAGACCTGGCATGGCAACGACCTGGACACGTATGCCGACGATCTGGCCACGCTGACCGAGGCCCTGGACCTCAGGGAGACCATCCATGTGGGGCATTCCACCGGCGGCGGCGAGGTGGTCCGCTATCTGGCCCGGCACGGTTCGGCCCGGGTGGCCAAGATCGTGCTCATCGGCGCGATCCCGCCGCTTATGCTCAAGACCCGGGACAATCCCGGCGGCCTGCCCATGGAGGTCTTCGACGGCATCCGGGAAGGCGTCCAAAACGACCGTTCGCAGTTCTTCAAGGACCTCACCCTCCCCTTCTACGGCTACAACCGGCCCGGAGCCAAGGTCTCGGAAGGCGTCCGGGAATCCTTCTGGCGCCAGGGGATGCTGGCCGGCCTTGCGGCGGCATACTTCTGCATCAAGGCCTTTTCGGAAACCGACCAGACCGAGGATCTGAAGAAGATCGACGTACCGACGCTGTTCCTGCACGGCGACGACGACCAGATCGTGCCCATCGACGCCTCCTCCCGGGCGGCGGTCAAGCTGGTCAGGGACGCGAGGCTTACGGAATATCCCGGTGCGCCCCACGGCCTGTGCACCACGGAAAAGGACAAGGTCAACGCCGACCTGCTGGCCTTCATCAAGGGTTAG
- a CDS encoding RES family NAD+ phosphorylase produces the protein MIGWRVFQTRHATTALSGEGAQKYGGRWNTKGKALVYSAATLSLAALEILVHVQDYTLLAAAPYSCIRLEFAPTLVTEVTLQGLPADWQTIEHPECKRIGDAWINQGQTPVLAVPSVVIPQETNYLLNPNHPDFTAILAFPPQPFSFDMRLLK, from the coding sequence ATGATCGGTTGGCGCGTCTTCCAAACGCGGCATGCCACAACAGCGCTGTCTGGTGAAGGCGCGCAAAAATACGGCGGGCGTTGGAACACCAAAGGCAAGGCTCTCGTCTACTCGGCCGCGACCCTATCCCTGGCGGCGCTCGAAATCCTCGTCCACGTGCAAGACTACACACTCCTTGCCGCAGCGCCATACAGTTGCATCCGACTGGAGTTCGCGCCCACGCTCGTGACGGAAGTAACTTTGCAGGGCTTGCCCGCCGATTGGCAGACCATTGAACATCCCGAATGCAAACGCATCGGCGATGCCTGGATCAACCAGGGGCAAACACCCGTGCTCGCCGTGCCGAGCGTCGTGATACCCCAGGAAACAAACTACCTGTTAAACCCGAACCATCCCGACTTCACAGCCATCCTCGCTTTTCCGCCACAACCCTTTTCCTTCGACATGCGGTTGCTCAAATAA
- the pheT gene encoding phenylalanine--tRNA ligase subunit beta — translation MLLSLAWLREFTPYEGTPQQLADRLTMLGLEIEEIKNPFEEIASVVVGKVLTCEAHPDSDHLSCCTVDVGGEAPLPIVCGAPNVAAGQHVPVATVGVTLPGGLHIKKSKIRGQVSEGMICSESELGLAEERSGGIMVLPESATVGWSLPDALGLDTCVLDVSITPNRADCLSVLGIAREVAMAFDLPLTLPEVSYPESGPDAATQVAIEIEDAEQCPVYRAKLLTGVAVGPSPERIRWRLLAIGQRPISNIVDATNYVLFELGQPLHAFDRAKLAGNTVKVRNAAEGEKLTTLDGQERLLTARDLLICDAEKPVALAGVMGGENSEMGSDSTEVLLECAVFRPGAIRKTARRLSLPSEASYRFERGVDQVGSVYAMHRAVSLMLETAGGTVLPGEAVAEPHPYTPRGIGFRPARASLLLGEEMPEDFCRKTLTALGCKLTDTDPSGTMAVTPPSYRLDLEREADLIEEVGRVYGLDRIAPKLPRVSKSLDDAAPETEFGFWARLRAYAVGFGLREAVNYSFVGHGDLDLLCLDAACRVSVANPLSEDQNVMRPMLAPGLLGAVRHNLAQGNAHLRLFEVARIFTADVASDSTAREAGRMGIALHGARHPEAWPWPKDVEAGYADIKGLVEGLLAHFHLPEPTFSRVEDQPWLAPQVDVTCGPVRLGLIGQVTPEVADAFHARSPLWIAELDIDALRVLVDAQKTVFAPLPGFPPVRRDITLAVPAGVTVGAVLAAIRTAKAPIFENVVLIDAYEPEGEAERRLTFRITYRHLEKTLKDKEVDKVHEALAKAVLAALPVTRP, via the coding sequence ATGTTGCTCAGTTTAGCCTGGCTGCGCGAATTCACGCCCTATGAGGGCACTCCCCAGCAACTTGCCGACCGTTTGACCATGCTCGGCCTGGAAATCGAGGAGATCAAAAATCCTTTCGAGGAGATCGCCTCGGTGGTCGTCGGCAAGGTGCTCACCTGTGAGGCCCATCCCGACTCCGACCACCTGTCCTGCTGCACGGTGGACGTCGGCGGGGAAGCGCCGCTTCCCATCGTGTGCGGCGCGCCCAATGTCGCCGCCGGCCAGCATGTGCCCGTGGCTACGGTCGGCGTGACCCTGCCGGGCGGCCTCCACATCAAAAAAAGCAAGATTCGCGGCCAGGTGTCCGAGGGCATGATCTGCTCCGAATCGGAGCTGGGGCTGGCCGAGGAGCGAAGCGGCGGCATCATGGTCCTGCCCGAGTCCGCGACCGTTGGCTGGAGCCTGCCTGACGCCCTGGGCCTCGACACCTGCGTGCTCGACGTTTCCATCACGCCCAACCGGGCCGATTGCCTAAGCGTCCTTGGCATCGCACGGGAAGTGGCCATGGCTTTCGACCTGCCGCTCACCCTGCCCGAGGTGTCCTATCCCGAGTCCGGCCCCGACGCCGCGACCCAGGTGGCCATCGAGATAGAGGACGCGGAGCAGTGCCCGGTCTACCGGGCCAAGCTTTTAACCGGCGTCGCGGTCGGCCCCTCGCCGGAGCGCATCCGCTGGCGGCTTCTGGCCATCGGCCAGCGCCCCATTTCCAATATCGTCGACGCCACCAACTACGTGCTGTTCGAACTCGGCCAGCCGCTGCACGCTTTTGACCGGGCCAAGCTCGCCGGAAACACGGTCAAGGTGCGAAACGCGGCGGAGGGCGAGAAGCTGACCACCCTCGACGGCCAGGAGCGACTGCTCACCGCCCGGGACCTGCTCATTTGCGACGCCGAGAAGCCCGTGGCCCTGGCCGGGGTCATGGGCGGCGAAAACAGCGAGATGGGCTCCGACAGCACCGAGGTGCTGCTCGAGTGCGCCGTGTTCCGTCCGGGCGCCATCCGCAAGACCGCCCGGCGGCTGTCCCTGCCGAGCGAGGCCTCCTACCGCTTCGAACGCGGCGTGGACCAGGTCGGCTCGGTGTACGCCATGCACCGCGCAGTTTCGCTCATGCTCGAAACCGCCGGCGGCACGGTCCTGCCCGGCGAGGCTGTGGCCGAACCCCATCCCTACACCCCGCGCGGCATCGGTTTCCGTCCGGCCCGGGCCAGCCTGCTTCTGGGCGAGGAAATGCCCGAGGATTTTTGCCGCAAGACGCTTACCGCGCTGGGCTGCAAGCTGACGGACACCGATCCGTCCGGAACCATGGCCGTGACCCCGCCGTCGTACCGCCTGGACCTCGAGCGCGAGGCGGACCTCATCGAGGAAGTGGGGCGGGTGTACGGCCTGGACCGCATCGCGCCGAAGCTTCCCCGGGTGTCCAAGTCCCTGGACGACGCCGCGCCCGAGACGGAATTCGGCTTCTGGGCGAGGCTTCGGGCTTACGCCGTGGGCTTCGGGCTTCGCGAGGCGGTCAACTACAGCTTTGTCGGCCACGGCGACCTCGACCTCTTATGCCTGGATGCGGCCTGTCGCGTCTCGGTGGCCAATCCGCTCTCCGAAGACCAAAACGTCATGCGCCCCATGTTGGCCCCGGGGTTGCTCGGCGCCGTGCGCCACAACCTGGCCCAGGGCAATGCCCACCTGCGCTTGTTCGAAGTGGCCCGGATTTTCACCGCTGACGTCGCCTCGGACTCCACGGCTCGGGAGGCCGGCCGGATGGGCATCGCGCTCCACGGCGCGCGCCATCCCGAAGCCTGGCCCTGGCCCAAGGACGTGGAAGCCGGCTATGCCGACATCAAGGGGCTGGTGGAAGGACTTCTTGCCCATTTTCATCTGCCCGAGCCGACCTTTTCCCGGGTCGAGGACCAGCCCTGGCTGGCGCCGCAGGTGGATGTGACCTGCGGTCCGGTGCGCCTGGGGCTCATCGGCCAGGTCACGCCCGAGGTGGCCGACGCGTTTCATGCCAGAAGTCCGCTGTGGATCGCCGAACTGGATATCGATGCCTTGCGGGTCCTGGTCGATGCCCAAAAGACGGTTTTCGCGCCGCTTCCGGGATTCCCGCCCGTGCGCCGCGACATCACCCTGGCCGTGCCGGCCGGCGTGACCGTGGGCGCGGTGCTGGCCGCCATCCGGACCGCCAAGGCGCCGATCTTCGAGAACGTGGTGCTGATCGACGCCTACGAGCCCGAAGGGGAGGCCGAGCGCCGGCTGACCTTTCGCATCACCTATCGCCACCTGGAAAAGACGCTCAAGGACAAGGAAGTGGACAAGGTCCACGAGGCGCTCGCCAAGGCCGTCCTGGCCGCGCTGCCCGTGACCCGTCCGTAG